The genome window cttctccctctgcctgtggctctgcctctctctcatgaataaaaatcttttttaaaaaagtgtatatatacTTGTACATATACGTGGTTGCATGTGTttatatgcctatatatataaaactctatacataaacaaaatttatcatcttaaccattcttCCGTttggtggcattaagtacattcatattgttatacaatcatcaccaccatccatctccagaactttttcaacTTTCTAAATGGAAACTTTCCTCTGTTAAACATTAATTCCCTATCCCCACCCTGGCCCTTGGTAACCAACATTCTaatttgtctctatgaattttgGTTTCTCCAGGGATCAAGTGAGCAGAAGCATACATTAGTtctccttttgtgactggcttgttaCACTTAgcatgtcctcaaggttcatccatgttgtaccatgTAATAGAGCTTCCTTTTAAAGGTTGCATTGTATTccactgcatgtgtgtgtgtgtgtgtgtgtgtgtatatatatatatatatatatatataatcattttatccatccattcatccaacaataaacacttgggttgttttcatcttttcactGTTGTGAATAACGTTGCTATGAACAAGGGTGTTCACGTATCTGTTGAAGAACCTGCTTCAATTCTTTTGGCTAtgtacccaggagtggaattgctgggtcataaggtaatTGTTTAAacttttgaagaactgccagactgttttccacagtggctgtatcattttacttccccaccaacaatgcatgagggtacttttatttttaaactgttttaatgGCTGCTAAGGAGACAGACTTGTAGGCTTTCTGGCTTGTTCCTGGTGTTGCTGATACTGTGTGATTTGTGAAATAAAGGACATACTCTGTGTTGTCAACACCTGACATCTTCCACGGTAATCTGGAAAAACCCCATACACCCTGGCCCTGTCTAGTGATGCCACCTGAGCAGCTCAGAAGCATCTAGACAAAAGAAGCCTCTTATTGTGCCCCAAGAGGGAAATTGATGGCTGGtgcaccacccccaccaccaccatccactGCCCCATGGCAGAGAGCTCCAAAGAAAAGTGGAAAACCTTAGAGAGGCACTTACCTCAACGGGCCCTCCCAGTGCCAGGGATTCCTGGCTGGCATGGCCAAGGCCATGGTCCCCAGAGGCCATGGTGAGGTGCTTGTCAAGTCAGGCCTCACTGCCTGTAGCCAACAGAGAATGCAGTCACCATGCAGCAGGCAGTGCCTTTGGCCTCAGGGCTGGTCAAGCAGGTCCTGCGCATGGCCTCAGAAGACCTGGTCAGACAGCTGTACAGTGAGGCCCCCACAGGCCTTCTGGGGTCAAGCCTATATAGTCTTTAGGACCCTCAAATCCCCTCCCACAGGTTTCTCAATATCTAGACTATGAAATACCTGcatcagaatacaaaatcaaggtGGGAGTGATTGAAGATGTAGACTCCTGGGCCTGGGCCCTGGATTTGGATTCAGGTTTGATGCTGTGCCTGGTAATCTGTATCATTAAAAAGCATGTTGAAATGTGAGAATTACAGATTTTGGCAAAACCTGGTCTCATTCTGATGAAGAACTCACTGGCAGAAGCATGGTTCCCAAGCTAAGGCTGGCAAGGAGAGCTTCTGACATCAACCCAGTAGGGGCCCTATCTGCTAggtccctggcacacagtaaggaTTCAGAGTGTGAAGACCCAAGCGAGAGGGCAGGGAACACCCTTTCTTAGGACCCTGCCTGCCTTCTTAGCTTTAGGATCTCCAGGAGAAAAAGGCAAGAAGGCTTCAGAGTGTTACCACCAGTCCCCAATTCCTGATGGAAAAACTGGCAGTCTGGCATATACCGTTAATGGTAATGGAATACACAATGGGCACCATACTGAACTCCTTATGGGCTTATTCCACCCTCAGCCCAGAAGTTATGGGAGCTCAGGCCACAGAACCAAACTACCTGGCCCCTGATCTGTAGCTCTGAAGTGGGGGGAGCATGGAGTTTTAAAGAATCTAACCTGATTCCaaactgctgctataaacaaactGGAAACAGCTGAGGGTAAAGGATAGTAAGAAGTGAAAACATTCCCTTCCTTATTGGTGTGTGAAACTTCAGACACCAGAGAGTACCTGTGGTGACTGTAGGCACTTGGGAGCCCCTTCCTTGTCAAGATGCTTCTCTCCTAGGAGATGGCTCAATGGGACAGCCAGAGAACTGACCAGCCTGATTCTGTCCCTGcttcctggggctccctgcccttgAGGTTTTTTTGTGAGACCAAGTGATAAGCAGCAAAGCCAGGTGAGATCTTCAGCACCCTTCAAATCATACTCCTCTCAATCTCTGACGTAAATCAAGTGTCTTCAATTCTACATCAGGTGCTCTAAAAATGTAGCTTCAGTTGCCTCCTAAAACCCGGTTGTGACCATATCACCGTCAGGGTAGATATGCTACAGTTGTAGTGGGAGGAGTCAGATGGATCCAGCCCAGGATGTTGCTGGGATGGAGGGGCCTGGGATGATCCAGAGGCTAGCAGAGGGCTGAGCACCAGCCCAGGAAAGGGGAGAAACATGCTGGTGCTGACAGAAGGTAATACACAGGGCCTGGGCCCCAAGGCACATCATGACCCCACAAGCATCTTAGGGGTAATAGTGACAAGCCTGGCATGCAGCAACATGTAGGCTGGGTGTGGCTAGGCTTCCTCCCCAAGCCAGGGGAATGGCAAAGAggtttcaccttttttttttcccccagtgcaGTGACTGATAATGGCTGCTGAGAAGAACCCGAGGCCATGAAGCTATATCCAGAGGAAGCAACGAGGCCCACAAGCGGTGTCCTCCCGGCAGTATGCTCATCTGGGAATGACCCCAACTGCTAGCTGGGCTCTTTAAACACTGCTGATCACACGGTGCTGCCCAGGCTTTGCGTCTCATACCGAAAGATACTTGAAAATTTTTGCCCATTTGAAGTTGTAGTTATCAGGTGTTCCAAGCTCCTAAAATACTGCACACTTCCATTGTTTTTTTACACTTTTGGACAGAACTTTCCAATTATATCAAAATCACATTTTGTACCACTTTTGTGTAATTTTTAGTGAGATTTTGAGGTTAAATATGCCATTCTCCCCACCTTCACCTCCAAATTAAGGATATAGTGAAAAGCATGGCATCTTAAGAAACAagggggaacaaaaaaaaaacaaaacaagggggaAGAGGGTAGGTGAAATCTCCCAGCACGAAGCCCAGGGATTGCGCCCCCTGCTGACCCTGTGACAGAATGCTGAAACCAGACTTGTTTAGTGCCCTTGACAAAACTGGGCAGAACCAGCCATAATCAGGCCAAAGATGCTCTCCCCCAGGGGAATTTAATCAATCAAAAATGCAAACAGATGAACCAGCTCAGTGTTATCCCAAGTTCCCaatcctcctgcctcccaacacTCTGGGAAGAAAGGAAGTATATTTATGGCAAATAATTCTGGGGCTGAATCAATGCATTGTGAATCAGAGACCCAAAAAAAGGTAAGAATCTATACAGGGTTTCCATTCTGATCAACCCAACACCATTACTGTacaaaaaacagttttattagTTAATTACCCCAGGTGTGCCTCTGTTCATGCTCTAGGTCACACCTGTTTCTCAGATCCGGCCCAGGCTCATAGGCAAGTTACCAGATTAGCAAATAGGAAAATTGTTCTGCAAAATAGCAATTGTCAGCTTAAGGCATTACTAACATTGCAGAAGGGAGCAGGTTACTAAGGAAGTTTGGACAGCTCAGGATGATGATTTCCGGAACAGGAAACCCTCTCTGAAAGGGCCAGCCCATGCTGCTGTCTGACATGGGAGAGGACACTCTTGCTGTGTGACAGATCACTCCTTTAAACTCACCCACAATGTCACAGACAAAACACTGTCTATTCCTCAAGCTTCAGATTTAGAAATTAGTTATATAAAAAGCACTCTGTCCCAAGAAGCCCTGGCACATCTGCAGGCCTCCCAGAGAGCTCACTCGATCCTCCCTGACTGGAGCAGGGGAGGACAGAGATATATGGAAGGTTGGTCAggctcagtttttaaaaatgaattcactACTAGAAATATGGAGCAAGAGGTAGAGACCCCTGCTGCAATTACATGCGGAATCATTGTCCTCCCAGAGAGCGGGCTCCTCCGGTCCACGGAAGTGCTCAGAGCAGGGCAGGCCAGTGTGGCCACAGAGCTGCCGCCTGCCTCACTGCATGCCGAACCACTGCTCCTGGTCAGCCCACTGGGCCGCCTCACTGTCGCTGCCCTCCAGGTCCCCTTCTTCCCCACTCCCTTCCATGTCGTCCACATCCTCCTCCTGAGTGGCATCCGTGGGactctcctccttctccatcttctgCATCCCCTCTAGAGACTTCTGGTCATTGGGGTCCAAACTAGGGGACAACAAAACAAAGGAGAGGCCTGAATCTCTGCCTTGCTTCTTGCTGGCTGATGCGTCATCTCCCTGGCACAGCAGTGAAATGACCACCCAGTCACAGAGAAACTGCTAATGCCTGGCCTCTCCAAACAACTCTGGTTCCACAGGCAGGATCGAGGGACTCCACCACTAGAAGTGAAAAAAGGTATCTTGTCCTAATTTTTAGCATTCTCAATTTGAGTTTTTCTCCACATATTTCTTATACATTTTCAAACTTATTACCCCAGCATTCTGCTAGAAGAAGATACTAGGTAACACAAATGAAAAACCAGCAAACAATCATTAATAGACAAATTCAAATGTAATTTAACAGCGTCGGATTTTTAAGCTACAaagttacaaaaaaatatttttctgtgagtGAAGTTGATTCATGTTTTTATGATATAATTAACCATATCAGCATTTCAGTAGTCAAGCAAAATTATCATGCTTACCATGGAACACATTTGTCAACTACTAGGTTAGACTCCAGGACCCAAAGCTACCCCTACCCAGGCATTCAAGTTTAGCACCTAAGAGTCCTAATACATGCCCCAAACCCCAAAGTTCAGAGGCTCAAGAACATTTAGCTTGGCTTCTAAGCaattcttcctcctgcccctgtAATTATTATCAAGGCCAGGAGGTGTCCAATCGCTAGCAAATTTAACCTCTAATGGGTCCTCTGTTCCTACTTACACAACTGCAGATTGATTCGTAAGCTCTTCTCTGAAACCCTCCATACGGCTCTCACCCacacccagggctccccacccTTGGGACTCCCACTTTGCTTTCTAGAGACTGCTAGAAAGAactgtatttattattatgtgGCATCATCCAGTCTACATGCCTGAGACTGAGAGCTTTCGGAATCACAGCATACGCAGTGGTTACTGAGatgccagatgctcaactgctgaataAGTAAATGGATGCGAACAGACTCAATTAGAGACAGGCCTTCACCGTAACCTTCCAGACACACAGACAACCCTCAAAGAAATCACTTCTATATTAAACAGTAAGAATATCactatttatttagtatttactatgtaccaggcacacCACTAAGAGCTTTACACGGAATAATAATTTAATCCTCATGGAATCATTCAATACCTATTAAGGTAGATATAGACATGGAAACTTGTAACTTGCCCGAGATAACAGGTGAAAGTAATATTCAAACTTCAGAGCTTAGGTTCTTTACTACAGTAGGTAGAAACATGGGAAAGTACTTACAATACTTTGATTTgaaaaagcagaatataaaatatatactacatataccctataaaaatatgtttatgtgtGGGCAAGACCAGGAATATGATCTacacaaatgaaaacagatgATATAGTGATATGGGCTGGTTATGAGTGAAACAGTTTTTTAATGTTACTTATAATATACTTTATGAAATTTCTTTAAGATATGAGCTCACAAATAACTCTTCTAATCATTACTATAATTACTCTTTTCAATCATGGGCACAAACGTGTATGTTTCCAGAACTCCTGTTACACAGTTCCCTGCCTCGTCTTCCCCTCATTGACCTTCCCCCCCATGGGAGGCTAAGTGCCTACCTTAGTGCTATACTATATTGGTCCATTGCCTCCTGATACTCATTGACAGCTACAAGGAAATCTCCTAGGATCCGATGCAGGACACAGTCACTCTGATTAGCTAGTGCGTTCCTCAGCAAAGCAATTCCATCTTCATATTTCTGCTCTCTGCCTGCAAAGAAAAAgatcctcattttccttcttacacaacattttgaaaatacacTCCCATCCCAAATCATATACACAAAACCACAACACTCACAATCTAATAATCTCTTTGTAGATGTCCTTAAGAGAACAGTGGTATGGCAGGAAATAAGAATAAGCTCCTATGAATTCTTATTCCATTAAGAAATGTTCAGCTTGAGTGGTGTttaggtggctcagatggttaagcgtcttccttcgcattaggtcatgatcccagtctgggatcaggccccacattgggctgcctgctcagcagggagcctgcttttccctctccctctgcttctaataaatacaatctttttttttttattaagattttatttattcatgaaagacacacacacacacacacacacacacacacagaggcagagacacaggcagaggaagaagcaggctcattcagggagcccgacacatgggactcgatcccaggtctccaggatcaggccctgggctgaaggcggcgctaaaccactgagccacccaggctgcccataattacaatcttaaaaaaacaaaaaagaaaagaaatgtgcaGCTTgagttctgattttttaaaatatactcttaaCCTAAGTtcaaataaaaagccaaaatgcattttattttccaaactaGCCCAAACCCAGGACTTCATCATGAATCAGGACTAAAAACACCAAAGCTAAAAGGAAAATCATAAGCAAATTCAGATGGACTGAAAAACAGTTCTAGCCGGCTAAAACTAGTTCTATTCAGGCCAAACTAGTACAGGACAACCAAAACAGATGAAAGTGAGCTAAACAGGTACGAACCAAGTATAGCTGGTTTGAACCACTCAAAGAGTAGTGCCAATCCAAGTCAGTCTAAGATAGCTACATTTGGTTGTGCTAAATATAAACCAATTCACATGGGCTCAAACCTACTGTAAAAGGCACACACATGCCTGGTTATCTATAACCAGCTAGGACGAGGAAATCCAAATGACACCAGGTTTAATACAATTAACAAAAAAGGGAAGTAAATAAGATACACTTACTAAGTAGTTCTGCTTTTTTCACCACAGCCTTAATGTAATCcggcctttgggtcagggctTTATCTAATAAAGTTTTGGCTTTTTCCTGTGTCACTGGGTCTTCAAGACAAACAGTAGCTAAAAGGGTAAGGGTCTGTGCATTTGCTCCTAGAGTTTTGTAAACGTTGTTAGCCATTACCATTGCTTCACGAATACTGTTTGAAGCTAAGTAACATTCAATGAGACctgaaaaaatagaacagaaagttCAACCACATTACCATTCTAAGCAATGCTTCCACCCGGACAGCCTTCCAAATTGCAAACCTTCAAAGCTTCAGAGAAAGGGCAGGCCAGGGGAAAACTGATATTAACTGGAGAGCATGTTGATGGAGTAAGAAATGCTCTTCCCCAGAGCACTTCAGGGACGTGAAAAAGGCTGCATGTGCTGCAAAGGCACCTTTAgttagcaaaggaaacaaacatgCATAAGTAAAATGAAGCAAGTAGGCAGCTCAGGGTGGATGTTAGAGCAACAAAGATGACCCTAATCATTCCTTGAGATAGAgatattaacaaaacaaagttcCACTGCCTCCTAACAAACTAATTTCTGGTTGTGTTCAGTCCCCTTTAGTTTCCGGTTGTGTTCAGTCCCCTTTAGTCCTAGAACTAAAGATATGTGCAGCTTTTCTGCACATTTGGGAGCTGCGTGGGAGAGCTCCTACAATTCCAAGTGAATGTCCAGTTCTACAAAACTACTAGTTTAGTGTAGTTTCTACTAATGGACTTAGGGAGCAACCTAAGGTGAAATgacaacttttcattttaaacataaaagttggggatccgggatccctgggtggcgcagcggtttggcgcctgcctttggcccagggcgcgatcctggagacccgggatcgaatcccacgtcgggctcccggtgcatggagcctgcttctccctctgcctttgtctctgcctctctctctctctctctgactatcataaataaataaaaaaattaaaaaaaaaaaaaaaaaaagttggggatccttgggtggcgcagcgatttggcgcctgccttcggctcaggacgcgatcctggagacccaggattgagtcccacattggtctcctggtgaatggagcatgcttctccctctgcctatgtctctgcctctctctctctgtgactatcatgaaaaaataaaataaaaaataaacacacataaaagttatctcgggcagccccggtggcgcagcggtttagcgctgcctgcagcccagggcgtgatcctggagaccccggatcgagtcccacgtcaggctctctgtatggtgcctgcttctccctctgcctgtgcctctgcctctctctgtctctgtctctatgaataaataaaatcttaaaaaataaaaaataaaaagttatctcAAAAGACATTTGCTGATGTTTCCCTAACCTAGATGGAAAATGCTCCATCAGATGCACTAATAAGTACATAAAGACTGGCAGCTCCTGCCTCTTATCATACCCACAACAAGATGTCCTCTGGGGACATTTCAGTCAACTCTCAATTCTTCTTGCCAAGAACTTGAGAACAGAGGAAGTACTTTTTGACACAAAGCTCtcatcaaaacagaaaaacagctTAAACCCCAAACCCACACAACCCTGGCAGATTTTCTCTGCGTACTCCTCCACCTCAGCAGcgtttataatatatatgcacataacAATGGTTACTTAACTAGAAATTCCCTAACTCTTTAGGCCAATATGCTGGACTCAGAATATGGTTGTTTGCAACTACTTATTGAGCAGTTTTATTTCCCTGCTAAAGCCCTCGCTGGAAGTTCAAAGGCAATGGAAAGAATGCTCTTCACTAATCCAGTGCCTCCACCAATAAAGAAGCTCAGCTGAAGGTTACAAGAAGCACCAGAGAGCACAGTTACCCTGATTCAAAACTCCAAATGGTAGCTTGAGTGCAGGCAGCCCATGAAGCCTCACTGGGCTGGGGAAAGTCCTCCACCCCAATGCCTCTAACCATCCTCTGTCTAAGCACTGTAGAGTCATTATTCAACTGCATTCCTGGGCTCTTGTGAAACAGGCATGCACCAGAAAGGAACACCATGATAAAAGCAGCTGAGAGGCTAAGAAGTTATGCTTCAGGATCAAAAATTTAATctggagggcgcctgggtggctcagttggttaagtgtctgcctttggctttacGAACAAATCCACAATATGCATAGTTCTCTATCTAAGATTTGTTCTTTACCCTCACTTCCAAATTTTCTCAAATCTGAACTCCTCTTCCTGTTAAGAGCAAGTCACTCCTAGACtcctgagtttatttttaaattcttataaaaatatgctTTGGAGGAACTGCATCTTATAAGATCTATTTTAACATCTGTGACTGAGTCACCAAATGTTGCTGAAGCTGGCACGGCTCCTTTGAACTCCTAGGGTCAGTTCACAGGAACTTAAAATAGTACTTAACAAAACAAAGTTTGACCCTGATCATGCCCACTCAGGAGGTCAAAATGAACTGACTAGTTCCCACAATCAATACTGTCATATGGATATGAAGTTACCCTAAGAGTAGTATTTCTAGCCCGAGGTAAAACAACtgctaaaaagaagaaagacataaGCAAGCAATCCAGCAGAGTGCCAGCACAGATTCACATTAAGGAGTGGGCCATGTTTGAGAACTAAAACAGGACAAAAAAACCCTACCAACTACTCCCTCACCAAAAGccaggaaaagagaatgaaaaaaatatattctgaagatCCAGGAAAGccttaagtgatttttaaatgccTAATGCAGCAATTCCCAAACTTGTCCACACATTAGCATTACCCGGTCTCTTCAAAAAATACTGGTGCCTATCTCCCAACTGCAATATTCTGATTTACATAATACTGGAATGAACTggcatcaggatttttaaaagtactcCCAGACGACTATAACACATAACAGAGTTTGGGAACTGCTGGCCTAACAAAACCTTCcatctgagggcacctgggtggctcagtcagttaagcatccaactcttgatttaggctcaggtcataacctcagggtcatgagatcaaaccttGTACTGTGTGTGGAGTCTACCTaagatttctccctctccctctctgtcctccctccccgcccatgagcacatgtgctctctctcaaaaaaactaaaaccttCCATCTGAGTGTTAATGCTACATACCTATAGATCATACATTCATCTCTATTTTTCATCTTACCTTCATAGCAATCTAAACGACAAGGTGCAAGCCGTATAGCCTCCCGAAAGTGGATTATTGCTTCTTGGACTCTGCCCATGTTTCTAAGTGCTGCTCCCTTAAGTAGCAAGGCTTGAACACTATTACTGTTC of Canis lupus baileyi chromosome 27, mCanLup2.hap1, whole genome shotgun sequence contains these proteins:
- the ANAPC7 gene encoding anaphase-promoting complex subunit 7 isoform X4, which encodes MAECYTMLKQDKDAIAILDGIPSRQRTPKINMMLANLYKKAGQERPSVTSYKEVLRQCPLALDAILGLLSLSVKGAEVASMTMNVIQTVPNLDWLSVWIKAYAFVHTGDNSRAINTICSLEKKSLLRDNVDLLGSLADLYFRAGDNKNSVLKFEQAQMLDPYLIKGMDVYGYLLAREGRLEDVENLGCRLFNISDQHAEPWVVSGCHSFYSKRYSRALYLGAKAIQLNSNSVQALLLKGAALRNMGRVQEAIIHFREAIRLAPCRLDCYEGLIECYLASNSIREAMVMANNVYKTLGANAQTLTLLATVCLEDPVTQEKAKTLLDKALTQRPDYIKAVVKKAELLSREQKYEDGIALLRNALANQSDCVLHRILGDFLVAVNEYQEAMDQYSIALSLDPNDQKSLEGMQKMEKEESPTDATQEEDVDDMEGSGEEGDLEGSDSEAAQWADQEQWFGMQ